Proteins encoded by one window of Arachis ipaensis cultivar K30076 chromosome B04, Araip1.1, whole genome shotgun sequence:
- the LOC107635775 gene encoding signal peptide peptidase-like 2, producing MWRGRCHPAQAVLFVFVFVIAVAAAADDVKRDDVRAPKSQSCDNPFQLVKVKNWVDGEEGRVYNGVTARFGSSLPESAENSDPAPAILPYPIDCCSASTSKLSGSVALCVRGGCDFTTKAAFVQSGGATAMLVINDAEDLFEMVCSNSTEVSISIPVVMITKSAGEALNKSLTSGSRVEILLYAPPRPLVDFSVTFLWLMSVGTIVCGSLWSDLTAPNQSDERYNELCPKESSNGETAKADSDKEIVNIDTKGAIIFVITASTFLVLLFFFMSSWFIWVLIVFFCIGGIEGMHSCIVSLSLRKCQSCGQKTVNLPLFGEVSIFSLVVLLFSVAFAIFWAATRQQSYSWIGQDILGICLMITVLQLARLPNIKVATVLLCCAFVYDVFWVFISPLIFHESVMITVARGDGAGGEAIPMLLRFPRLVDPWGGYDMIGFGDILFPGLLASFAHRFDKDKKKGALSGYFLWLIIGYGVGLIFTYLGLYLMNGHGQPALLYLVPCTLGVTIVLGYVRGELRGLWNYGTDLSSSLEPSEV from the exons ATGTGGCGGGGGAGGTGTCATCCTGCTCAGGCCGTcttgtttgtgtttgtgtttgtgatTGCCGTGGCAGCGGCTGCCGACGATGTTAAACGTGATGACGTCAGGGCTCCCAAGTCTCAATCCTGCGATAATCCCTTCCAGCTG GTGAAGGTGAAGAACTGGGTTGATGGCGAGGAAGGTCGGGTCTACAATGGAGTTACAGCTAGATTTGGCTCTTCGCTGCCTGAGAGCGCTGAAAATAGTGATCCAGCCCCCGCCATTCTCCCTTATCCTATCGACTGCTGTTCTGCTTCCACTTCCAAG ttATCTGGTTCGGTTGCTCTCTGTGTGCGTGGTGGTTGTGACTTCACCACTAAAGCTGCATTTGTGCAGTCGGGAGGTGCTACTGCCATGTTGGTGATAAATGATGCCGAAG ATCTCTTTGAGATGGTCTGCTCCAATAGCACCGAGGTAAGCATCTCAATCCCAGTTGTCATGATAACAAAGTCAGCGGGAGAAGCTCTCAACAAATCCTTGACTTCTGGAAGCCGAG TGGAAATTCTGTTATATGCTCCCCCTCGCCCACTTGTAGACTTCTCAGTCACATTTTTGTGGTTGATGTCTGTTGGCACAATTGTATGTGGTTCACTTTGGTCAGACCTAACTGCTCCTAATCAGTCTGATGAACGCTATAATGAATTGTGTCCCAAG GAATCTTCAAATGGTGAAACAGCAAAAGCTGATTCTGATAAGGAAATTGTGAACATCGATACAAAGGGTGCTATCATTTTTGTCATAACAGCATCAACTTTTCTTGTGCTGTTATTCTTCTTCATGTCATCTTGGTTTATCTGGGTGCTGATTGTATTTTTCTGTATTGGTGGCATTGAG GGGATGCACAGTTGTATTGTAAGCCTCTCTTTAAG AAAATGTCAAAGTTGCGGTCAGAAGACAGTGAATTTACCTCTGTTTGGGGAGGTCTCTATTTTCTCACTTGTAGTGTTATTATTTTCTGTGGCATTTGCGATTTTCTGGGCTGCTACTCGACAGCAATCATATTCATGGATTGGCCAAGATATTCTT GGCATCTGCTTGATGATAACAGTCTTGCAGTTGGCTAGACTACCTAATATTAAG GTTGCAACTGTACTCTTATGTTGTGCGTTTGTCTATGACGTCTTTTGGGTGTTCATATCTCCATTGATATTCCATGAGAGTGTTATGATAACG GTTGCTCGAGGTGACGGGGCTGGTGGGGAAGCGATTCCAATGCTTTTGAGATTTCCTCGTCTTGTTGATCCCTGGGGTGGTTATGACATGATTGGATTTGGAGATATTCTCTTTCCTGGTTTGCTTGCTTCCTTTGCCCATAG ATTTGACAAAGATAAGAAGAAGGGAGCATTAAGTGGATATTTTCTTTGGTTGATAATTGGCTATGGCGTGG GCCTCATATTCACATATTTGGGGCTTTATCTGATGAACGGACATGGACAGCCAGCACTTCTCTACCTCGTTCCCTGTACATTAG GTGTGACCATTGTATTGGGATATGTAAGAGGTGAGCTAAGGGGCCTTTGGAATTATGGGACAGACTTATCGTCTTCCTTAGAGCCTTCTGAG GTTTAA
- the LOC107635771 gene encoding inositol transporter 1 isoform X2, whose protein sequence is MAIAGAIVGAAVGGWMNDAFGRKKATLFADIIFTLGAILMAAAPDPYVLILGRLLVGLGVGVASVTAPVYIAEASPSEIRGSLVSTNVLMITGGQFLSYLVNLAFTEVPGTWRWMLGVSGVPAIIQFVCMLFLPESPRWLFIKNRKNEAVDVLSKIYDLARLEDEVDFLTAQSEQDRQKRSNVKFWLVFRSKEIRLAFLVGGGLLFFQQFTGINTVMYYSPTIVQMAGFHANQLALLLSLIVAGMNAAGTVLGIYLIDHAGRKKLALCSLAGVIVSLVLLAFAFFKQSTSSSEVYGWIAVVGLALYIGFFSPGMGPVPWTVNSEIYPEEYRGVCGGMSATVCWVSNLIVSETFLSIADGIGIASTFLILGAIAVVAFIFVILYVPETKGLTFDEVEVIWKERAWGKTPNPNTHRLLEEGSHS, encoded by the exons ATGGCAATTGCTGGTGCAATCGTTGGAGCAGCGGTAGGTGGTTGGATGAATGATGCCTTTGGACGAAAGAAGGCCACCCTCTTTGCTGACATTATATTTACTCTTGGAGCCATTCTCATGGCTGCTGCACCTGATCCTTATGTGCTCATACTCGGGCGTCTTCTCGTTGGCTTGGGTGTTGGTGTTGCTTCTGTTACTGCTCCTGTCTACATTGCAGAAGCATCACCGTCTGAAATAAGAGGATCTTTGGTAAGCACAAATGTGCTCATGATCACTGGTGGACAGTTTCTTTCCTACCTCGTCAACCTTGCTTTTACCGAG GTTCCTGGAACGTGGCGATGGATGCTGGGAGTATCAGGTGTGCCAGCAATTATTCAGTTTGTTTGCATGCTCTTTCTTCCTGAATCCCCAAGATGGCTATTTATAAAG AATAGGAAAAATGAAGCTGTTGATGTGCTTTCTAAGATCTATGATCTTGCTCGCTTAGAGGATGAAGTTGATTTCCTCACAGCTCAATCGGAGCAAGATCGCCAGAAAAGGAGTAATGTCAAATTCTGGCTTGTTTTTCGATCAAAAGAAATCAGATTGGCTTTCCTTGTTGGAGGAGGACTTCTG TTTTTTCAGCAGTTCACAGGTATAAACACGGTCATGTACTACAGCCCAACAATTGTCCAGATGGCAGGCTTCCATGCCAATCAGTTGGCTCTATTGCTGTCCCTCATTGTTGCTGGCATGAATGCTGCCGGAACAGTGCTTGGCATTTACCTAATTGACCATGCGGGGCGAAAAAAATTGGCCCTTTGCAGCTTAGCAGGGGTAATCGTATCTTTGGTCCTGTTGGCCTTTGCATTCTTTAAGCAGTCAACATCTTCAAGTGAGGTGTATGGATGGATTGCAGTTGTGGGTTTAGCCCTGTACATTGGATTTTTCTCACCAGGAATGGGGCCTGTGCCTTGGACTGTAAACTCTGAGATATACCCGGAAGAATATAGAGGCGTGTGTGGGGGCATGTCAGCTACCGTTTGTTGGGTGTCAAACTTGATTGTGTCAGAGACCTTCCTCTCAATTGCTGACGGTATAGGGATCGCTTCCACATTCTTGATTCTTGGTGCCATAGCAGTGGTTGCATTTATATTTGTTATTCTGTATGTTCCAGAGACCAAAGGATTGACATTTGATGAGGTAGAAGTAATATGGAAGGAGAGAGCTTGGGGCAAGACCCCCAATCCAAACACACATAGACTTCTAGAGGAGGGAAGTCACTCCTAG
- the LOC107635772 gene encoding pirin-like protein isoform X1: MRGLIARHLHLLPFNRRITTNITTITMSASSSALSTPRLVLKKVLAKSQREGDGAVVRRGIGRSELKNLDPFLMLDHFSVSPPGGFPDHPHRGFETVTYVLEGGITHQDFAGHQGTIRAGDVQWMTAGRGIIHSEMPAQPTNNNGLQLWINLSANNKMIEPNYQELLSENIPSAEQEGVEVRVIAGEAMGVHSPVYTRTPTMFLDFTLRPGAELHQSIPETWNSFVYVIEGEGVFGSPTSSPTGPYHVLVLSQGDGLSVWNNNNNSSSKPLRFVLIGGQPLNEPVAQYGPFVMNTQSEIEKTIEDYQYCRNGFEMRRYWTSL, translated from the exons ATGAGAGGTTTAATAGCAAGGCACCTTCACCTGTTGCCGTTCAATCGGAGGATCACCACTAACATCACCACCATCACCATGTCGGCATCATCATCTGCTCTCAGCACACCCAGATTGGTCCTCAAGAAGGTTCTGGCCAAGTCTCAACGCGAAGGCGATGGGGCTGTTGTCAGAAGAGGCATTGGAAG AAGCGAGTTGAAGAACTTGGATCCATTTTTGATGTTGGATCACTTCTCAG TATCCCCCCCTGGAGGATTCCCTGATCATCCCCACAGAG GTTTTGAGACCGTTACCTACGTCCTAGAg GGGGGCATAACTCACCAAGATTTTGCAGGGCACCAGGGCACAATCAGAGCTGGCGATGTTCAGTGGATGACCGCAGGCAGGGGAATCATTCACTCTGAGATGCCTGCCCAACCAACCAACAACAACGGCTTGCAGCTATGGATCAACTTATCCGCCAACAACAAGAT GATTGAACCCAACTACCAAGAACTTCTGAGCGAGAACATACCATCGGCAGAGCAGGAAGGGGTGGAGGTGAGAGTGATAGCAGGAGAAGCAATGGGGGTGCATTCCCCGGTCTATACTCGAACTCCAACCATGTTCCTTGACTTCACGCTACGTCCCGGAGCTGAGTTGCATCAGAGCATTCCGGAGACATGGAACTCCTTTGTATACGTCATTGAAGGTGAAGGAGTGTTCGGCTCTCCAACTTCATCGCCAACTGGCCCATACCATGTGCTGGTTCTGAGCCAAGGGGATGGCCTCAGCGtctggaacaacaacaacaactcctcTTCAAAGCCTCTCAGGTTTGTGCTCATTGGAGGCCAGCCACTGAACGAGCCCGTGGCTCAGTATGGCCCTTTTGTCATGAACACACAGTCTGAGATCGAAAAGACCATTGAGGACTATCAGTATTGCAGGAATGGCTTTGAGATGAGGAGGTATTGGACCTCTCTCTAG
- the LOC107635772 gene encoding pirin-like protein isoform X2 has product MRGLIARHLHLLPFNRRITTNITTITMSASSSALSTPRLVLKKVLAKSQREGDGAVVRRGIGSELKNLDPFLMLDHFSVSPPGGFPDHPHRGFETVTYVLEGGITHQDFAGHQGTIRAGDVQWMTAGRGIIHSEMPAQPTNNNGLQLWINLSANNKMIEPNYQELLSENIPSAEQEGVEVRVIAGEAMGVHSPVYTRTPTMFLDFTLRPGAELHQSIPETWNSFVYVIEGEGVFGSPTSSPTGPYHVLVLSQGDGLSVWNNNNNSSSKPLRFVLIGGQPLNEPVAQYGPFVMNTQSEIEKTIEDYQYCRNGFEMRRYWTSL; this is encoded by the exons ATGAGAGGTTTAATAGCAAGGCACCTTCACCTGTTGCCGTTCAATCGGAGGATCACCACTAACATCACCACCATCACCATGTCGGCATCATCATCTGCTCTCAGCACACCCAGATTGGTCCTCAAGAAGGTTCTGGCCAAGTCTCAACGCGAAGGCGATGGGGCTGTTGTCAGAAGAGGCATTGGAAG CGAGTTGAAGAACTTGGATCCATTTTTGATGTTGGATCACTTCTCAG TATCCCCCCCTGGAGGATTCCCTGATCATCCCCACAGAG GTTTTGAGACCGTTACCTACGTCCTAGAg GGGGGCATAACTCACCAAGATTTTGCAGGGCACCAGGGCACAATCAGAGCTGGCGATGTTCAGTGGATGACCGCAGGCAGGGGAATCATTCACTCTGAGATGCCTGCCCAACCAACCAACAACAACGGCTTGCAGCTATGGATCAACTTATCCGCCAACAACAAGAT GATTGAACCCAACTACCAAGAACTTCTGAGCGAGAACATACCATCGGCAGAGCAGGAAGGGGTGGAGGTGAGAGTGATAGCAGGAGAAGCAATGGGGGTGCATTCCCCGGTCTATACTCGAACTCCAACCATGTTCCTTGACTTCACGCTACGTCCCGGAGCTGAGTTGCATCAGAGCATTCCGGAGACATGGAACTCCTTTGTATACGTCATTGAAGGTGAAGGAGTGTTCGGCTCTCCAACTTCATCGCCAACTGGCCCATACCATGTGCTGGTTCTGAGCCAAGGGGATGGCCTCAGCGtctggaacaacaacaacaactcctcTTCAAAGCCTCTCAGGTTTGTGCTCATTGGAGGCCAGCCACTGAACGAGCCCGTGGCTCAGTATGGCCCTTTTGTCATGAACACACAGTCTGAGATCGAAAAGACCATTGAGGACTATCAGTATTGCAGGAATGGCTTTGAGATGAGGAGGTATTGGACCTCTCTCTAG
- the LOC107635771 gene encoding inositol transporter 1 isoform X1 — MTITMQSTPGSSGYLDLYPERKMSFFKNPYILGLAAVAGIGGLLFGYDTGVISGALLYIKDDFEEVRNSNFLQETIVSMAIAGAIVGAAVGGWMNDAFGRKKATLFADIIFTLGAILMAAAPDPYVLILGRLLVGLGVGVASVTAPVYIAEASPSEIRGSLVSTNVLMITGGQFLSYLVNLAFTEVPGTWRWMLGVSGVPAIIQFVCMLFLPESPRWLFIKNRKNEAVDVLSKIYDLARLEDEVDFLTAQSEQDRQKRSNVKFWLVFRSKEIRLAFLVGGGLLFFQQFTGINTVMYYSPTIVQMAGFHANQLALLLSLIVAGMNAAGTVLGIYLIDHAGRKKLALCSLAGVIVSLVLLAFAFFKQSTSSSEVYGWIAVVGLALYIGFFSPGMGPVPWTVNSEIYPEEYRGVCGGMSATVCWVSNLIVSETFLSIADGIGIASTFLILGAIAVVAFIFVILYVPETKGLTFDEVEVIWKERAWGKTPNPNTHRLLEEGSHS; from the exons ATGACGATCACTATGCAGTCGACGCCGGGGAGCTCAGGGTACCTGGATTTGTATCCAGAGCGGAAGATGTCATTCTTCAAGAACCCTTACATTCTCGGCCTCGCTGCTGTCGCCGGCATCGGCGGTCTCCTCTTCGGTTACGATACTG GTGTCATATCAGGAGCCCTTCTCTATATTAAAGATGATTTCGAGGAAGTCAGAAACAGTAATTTCCTACAG GAAACAATTGTCAGCATGGCAATTGCTGGTGCAATCGTTGGAGCAGCGGTAGGTGGTTGGATGAATGATGCCTTTGGACGAAAGAAGGCCACCCTCTTTGCTGACATTATATTTACTCTTGGAGCCATTCTCATGGCTGCTGCACCTGATCCTTATGTGCTCATACTCGGGCGTCTTCTCGTTGGCTTGGGTGTTGGTGTTGCTTCTGTTACTGCTCCTGTCTACATTGCAGAAGCATCACCGTCTGAAATAAGAGGATCTTTGGTAAGCACAAATGTGCTCATGATCACTGGTGGACAGTTTCTTTCCTACCTCGTCAACCTTGCTTTTACCGAG GTTCCTGGAACGTGGCGATGGATGCTGGGAGTATCAGGTGTGCCAGCAATTATTCAGTTTGTTTGCATGCTCTTTCTTCCTGAATCCCCAAGATGGCTATTTATAAAG AATAGGAAAAATGAAGCTGTTGATGTGCTTTCTAAGATCTATGATCTTGCTCGCTTAGAGGATGAAGTTGATTTCCTCACAGCTCAATCGGAGCAAGATCGCCAGAAAAGGAGTAATGTCAAATTCTGGCTTGTTTTTCGATCAAAAGAAATCAGATTGGCTTTCCTTGTTGGAGGAGGACTTCTG TTTTTTCAGCAGTTCACAGGTATAAACACGGTCATGTACTACAGCCCAACAATTGTCCAGATGGCAGGCTTCCATGCCAATCAGTTGGCTCTATTGCTGTCCCTCATTGTTGCTGGCATGAATGCTGCCGGAACAGTGCTTGGCATTTACCTAATTGACCATGCGGGGCGAAAAAAATTGGCCCTTTGCAGCTTAGCAGGGGTAATCGTATCTTTGGTCCTGTTGGCCTTTGCATTCTTTAAGCAGTCAACATCTTCAAGTGAGGTGTATGGATGGATTGCAGTTGTGGGTTTAGCCCTGTACATTGGATTTTTCTCACCAGGAATGGGGCCTGTGCCTTGGACTGTAAACTCTGAGATATACCCGGAAGAATATAGAGGCGTGTGTGGGGGCATGTCAGCTACCGTTTGTTGGGTGTCAAACTTGATTGTGTCAGAGACCTTCCTCTCAATTGCTGACGGTATAGGGATCGCTTCCACATTCTTGATTCTTGGTGCCATAGCAGTGGTTGCATTTATATTTGTTATTCTGTATGTTCCAGAGACCAAAGGATTGACATTTGATGAGGTAGAAGTAATATGGAAGGAGAGAGCTTGGGGCAAGACCCCCAATCCAAACACACATAGACTTCTAGAGGAGGGAAGTCACTCCTAG